A genomic region of Arachis hypogaea cultivar Tifrunner chromosome 5, arahy.Tifrunner.gnm2.J5K5, whole genome shotgun sequence contains the following coding sequences:
- the LOC112800558 gene encoding ethylene-responsive transcription factor ERF011 — protein MEGEGGERGTRKRVAESGGGERRYKGIRMRKWGKWVDEIREPNKRSRIWLGSYSTPIAAARAYDTAVFYLRGPSARLNFPELLAGEPPPSLVGACDMSAASIRKKATEVGARVDALQAATLHHHHLAAPPQELISGRSGDFAERVDLNKIPEPEDCEWEMN, from the coding sequence ATGGAGGGTGAAGGAGGTGAGAGAGGGACGAGGAAGAGAGTGGCGGAGAGTGGTGGCGGAGAGAGAAGGTATAAAGGGATAAGGATGAGGAAGTGGGGGAAGTGGGTCGATGAGATTAGAGAACCAAACAAGCGTTCAAGGATTTGGCTCGGTTCATACTCAACCCCTATCGCCGCCGCAAGAGCCTACGACACCGCCGTCTTCTACCTCCGAGGACCCTCCGCCCGCCTCAACTTCCCCGAGCTTCTCGCCGGAGAACCCCCTCCTTCCCTTGTCGGCGCCTGCGACATGTCCGCCGCTTCCATAAGGAAGAAAGCCACCGAGGTCGGCGCCAGAGTCGATGCCCTCCAGGCCGCCACTCTTCACCACCACCACTTAGCTGCGCCGCCGCAGGAGCTTATATCGGGGCGGTCCGGAGATTTTGCGGAGCGGGTTGATTTGAACAAGATACCAGAACCCGAAGATTGTGAATGGGAGATGAATTAA